From a single Rosa rugosa chromosome 7, drRosRugo1.1, whole genome shotgun sequence genomic region:
- the LOC133722034 gene encoding tropinone reductase homolog isoform X1: MSGFKSQRWSLKGMTALVTGGTRGIGYAIVEELAGLGATVHTCARNKEMIDERVREWKIKGFTVSGSVCDLTSKSQREELIKTVSSVFDGKLSILVNNAAIVTLRGATDYSLEDFSSMMSSNVESPYHLCQLAHPLLKASGNGSIIFVSSIAGIIALPKLSAYAATKGAIIQISKNLACEWAKDNIRTNTVAPWAVNTGAAAVEPDEHRDDFRRLIARTPIRRLADPKEISSLVTFLCLPAASYINGQVVSIDGGFTVGGF, translated from the exons ATGTCTGGGTTCAAAAGCCAAAGGTGGTCTCTTAAGGGTATGACTGCACTCGTCACCGGTGGAACTAGAGGCATTGG ATATGCCATTGTCGAAGAACTAGCAGGACTTGGGGCAACAGTGCATACCTGTGCTCGTAACAAGGAAATGATCGATGAGAGGGTTCGAGAGTGGAAGATTAAGGGATTTACCGTGAGTGGTTCAGTTTGTGACCTCACATCTAAATCTCAAAGGGAGGAGCTCATAAAGACTGTCTCATCTGTTTTTGATGGCAAGCTTAGCATCCTT GTAAATAATGCTGCAATAGTCACACTCAGAGGAGCTACAGATTATAGTTTAGAAGATTTCTCAAGTATGATGAGCAGCAATGTTGAATCTCCCTACCATCTTTGTCAACTAGCACATCCTCTTCTGAAGGCATCAGGAAATGGAAGCATTATATTTGTCTCCTCTATTGCTGGTATAATAGCTCTGCCTAAACTCTCTGCCTATGCAGCAACCAAAG GAGCTATCATCCAGATTTCAAAGAATTTGGCATGTGAATGGGCAAAAGACAACATTCGGACAAATACTGTAGCACCATGGGCAGTCAACACTGGGGCAGCAGCAGTTGAACCG GATGAGCACCGTGATGATTTCAGAAGGCTAATAGCTCGAACTCCCATTCGTCGCCTTGCAGACCCTAAAGAAATTTCATCTCTGGTGACTTTTCTTTGCCTCCCAGCTGCTTCTTACATCAATGGACAAGTTGTTAGCATTGATGGAGGATTTACAGTTGGTGGTTTCTAG
- the LOC133722034 gene encoding tropinone reductase homolog At2g29340-like isoform X2 — protein MIDERVREWKIKGFTVSGSVCDLTSKSQREELIKTVSSVFDGKLSILVNNAAIVTLRGATDYSLEDFSSMMSSNVESPYHLCQLAHPLLKASGNGSIIFVSSIAGIIALPKLSAYAATKGAIIQISKNLACEWAKDNIRTNTVAPWAVNTGAAAVEPDEHRDDFRRLIARTPIRRLADPKEISSLVTFLCLPAASYINGQVVSIDGGFTVGGF, from the exons ATGATCGATGAGAGGGTTCGAGAGTGGAAGATTAAGGGATTTACCGTGAGTGGTTCAGTTTGTGACCTCACATCTAAATCTCAAAGGGAGGAGCTCATAAAGACTGTCTCATCTGTTTTTGATGGCAAGCTTAGCATCCTT GTAAATAATGCTGCAATAGTCACACTCAGAGGAGCTACAGATTATAGTTTAGAAGATTTCTCAAGTATGATGAGCAGCAATGTTGAATCTCCCTACCATCTTTGTCAACTAGCACATCCTCTTCTGAAGGCATCAGGAAATGGAAGCATTATATTTGTCTCCTCTATTGCTGGTATAATAGCTCTGCCTAAACTCTCTGCCTATGCAGCAACCAAAG GAGCTATCATCCAGATTTCAAAGAATTTGGCATGTGAATGGGCAAAAGACAACATTCGGACAAATACTGTAGCACCATGGGCAGTCAACACTGGGGCAGCAGCAGTTGAACCG GATGAGCACCGTGATGATTTCAGAAGGCTAATAGCTCGAACTCCCATTCGTCGCCTTGCAGACCCTAAAGAAATTTCATCTCTGGTGACTTTTCTTTGCCTCCCAGCTGCTTCTTACATCAATGGACAAGTTGTTAGCATTGATGGAGGATTTACAGTTGGTGGTTTCTAG